A window of Fragaria vesca subsp. vesca linkage group LG7, FraVesHawaii_1.0, whole genome shotgun sequence contains these coding sequences:
- the LOC101299128 gene encoding 2-oxoglutarate dehydrogenase, mitochondrial-like, protein MRWFRAGAGVAKLAVRRSLSTSGSYNVTRSVVPAQNRYLHTTICKSKAEAAPVPRPVPLSRLTDSFLDGTSSVYLEGLQRAWEADPNSVDESWDNFFRNFVGQASTSPGISGQTIQESMRLLLLVRAYQVNGHMKAKLDPLGLEQRDIPDDLDPALYGFTEADLDREFFLGVWRMAGFLSENRPVQTLRSILTRLEQAYCGSIGYEYMHIADRNKCNWLRDKIETPTTMQYNRQRREVILDRLIWSTQFENFLATKWTTAKRFGLEGCETLIPAHCRSLVFLDLNWVTRWRIQMHW, encoded by the exons ATGAGGTGGTTTAGAGCAGGGGCTGGTGTGGCAAAGCTTGCCGTTAGGAGGTCGTTATCGACTAGCGGATCCTACAATGTGACAAGGAGTGTTGTTCCGGCGCAGAATCGGTACTTGCACACCACAATATGCAAGTCCAAGGCGGAGGCTGCGCCGGTTCCTAGGCCGGTGCCGCTTTCTAGGCTTACTGATAGTTTTTTGGATGGGACCAGCAGTGTGTATTTGGAAGGACTTCAGAGGGCCTGGGAAGCTGACCCCAATAGCGTTGATGAGTCGTGGGATAATTTCTTTAGGAACTTTGTGGGGCAGGCCTCTACGTCGCCTGGGATTTCGGGGCAGACTATTCAGGAGAGTATGAGACTGTTGCTGCTTGTGAGGGCTTACCAGGTTAATGGTCATATGAAGGCTAAACTAGATCCTTTGGGCTTGGAGCAGAGGGATATCCCCGATGATTTGGACCCTGCGCTATATGGGTTCACTGAGGCTGATCTTGACAGGGAGTTCTTTTTGGGGGTTTGGAGGATGGCTGGGTTTCTTTCTGAGAATCGTCCAGTGCAGACCCTTAGGTCCATATTGACTCGGCTTGAGCAGGCCTATTGTGGGAGCATTGGGTATGAGTATATGCATATTGCTGATAGAAACAAATGTAACTGGTTGAGGGATAAGATTGAGACCCCTACGACGATGCAGTATAACCGGCAGCGCCGTGAGGTTATTCTTGACAGGCTTATTTGGAGTACACAGTTTGAGAACTTCTTGGCTACTAAGTGGACAACAGCAAAGAGGTTCGGGCTTGAAGGTTGTGAAACTCTCATTCCTG CTCACTGTCGGAGTTTGGTGTTCTTGGATTTGAATTGGGTTACTCGATGGAGAATCCAAATGCATTGGTGA
- the LOC101299420 gene encoding 2-oxoglutarate dehydrogenase, mitochondrial-like, translating to MRWFRAGAGVAKLAVRRSLSTSGSYNVTRSVVPAQNRYLHTTICKSKAEAAPVPRPVPLSRLTDSFLDGTSSVYLEGLQRAWEADPNSVDESWDNFFRNFVGQASTSPGISGQTIQESMRLLLLVRAYQVNGHMKAKLDPLGLEQRDIPDDLDPALYGFTEADLDREFFLGVWRMAGFLSENRPVQTLRSILTRLEQAYCGSIGYEYMHIADRNKCNWLRDKIETPTTMQYNRQRREVILDRLIWSTQFENFLATKWTTAKRFGLEGCETLIPGMKEMFDRAADRGVESIVIGMPHRGRLNVLGNVVRKPLRQIFSEFSGGTKPVDEVGLYTGTGDVKYHLGTSYDRPTRGGKRIHLSLVANPSHLEAVDPVVVGKTRAKQYYSNDVDRTKNMGVLIHGDGSFAGQGVVYETLHLSALPNYTTGGTIHIVVNNQVAFTTDPMSGRSSEYCTDVAKALNAPILHVNADDMEAVVHVCELAAEWRQTFHSDVVVDLVCYRRFGHNEIDEPSFTQPKMYKVIRNHPNPLTIYKNKLLESGQVTQEDIERIQSKVTTILNEEFLASKDYVPQRRDWLSSHWSGFKSPEQLSRIRNTGVKPEILKNVGKAITALPENFKPHRAVKKVYGERAQMIETGEGIDWAVGEALAFATLLVEGNHVRLSGQDVERGTFSHRHSVLHDQETGERYCPLDHVIANQDEEMFTVSNSSLSEFGVLGFELGYSMENPNALVIWEAQFGDFANGAQVIFDQFLSSGESKWLRQTGLVLLLPHGYDGQGPEHSSARLERFLQMSDDNPYVIPEMDPTLRKQIQECNWQVVNVTTPANYFHVLRRQINRDFRKPLVVMAPKNLLRHKDCKSNLSEFDDVQGHPGFDKQGTRFKRLIKDQNDHSDLEEGIRRLVLCSGKIYYEIDEERRKASAKDVAICRVEQLCPFPYDLIQRELKRYPNAEIVWCQEEPMNMGAYNYIAPRLCTAMKSLSRGTIDDIKYIGRAPSAATATGFYQVHLKEQADIVHKAVQPEPID from the exons ATGAGGTGGTTTAGAGCAGGGGCTGGTGTGGCAAAGCTTGCCGTTAGGAGGTCGTTATCGACTAGCGGATCCTACAATGTGACAAGGAGTGTTGTTCCGGCGCAGAATCGGTACTTGCACACCACAATATGCAAGTCCAAGGCGGAGGCTGCGCCGGTTCCTAGGCCGGTGCCGCTTTCTAGGCTTACTGATAGTTTTTTGGATGGGACCAGCAGTGTGTATTTGGAAGGACTTCAGAGGGCCTGGGAAGCTGACCCCAATAGCGTTGATGAGTCGTGGGATAATTTCTTTAGGAACTTTGTGGGGCAGGCCTCTACGTCGCCTGGGATTTCGGGGCAGACTATTCAGGAGAGTATGAGACTGTTGCTGCTTGTGAGGGCTTACCAGGTTAATGGTCATATGAAGGCTAAACTAGATCCTTTGGGCTTGGAGCAGAGGGATATCCCCGATGATTTGGACCCTGCGCTATATGGGTTCACTGAGGCTGATCTTGACAGGGAGTTCTTTTTGGGGGTTTGGAGGATGGCTGGGTTTCTTTCTGAGAATCGTCCAGTGCAGACCCTTAGGTCCATATTGACTCGGCTTGAGCAGGCCTATTGTGGGAGCATTGGGTATGAGTATATGCATATTGCTGATAGAAACAAATGTAACTGGTTGAGGGATAAGATTGAGACCCCTACGACGATGCAGTATAACCGGCAGCGCCGTGAGGTTATTCTTGACAGGCTTATTTGGAGTACACAGTTTGAGAACTTCTTGGCCACAAAGTGGACAACAGCAAAGAGGTTCGGGCTTGAAGGTTGTGAAACTCTCATTCCTGGTATGAAGGAGATGTTTGATAGGGCAGCAGATCGTGGGGTTGAGAGCATAGTTATTGGAATGCCACACCGAGGAAGACTGAATGTATTGGGTAATGTTGTCCGAAAACCTTTGCGTCAGATATTTAGTGAATTCAGTGGTGGCACAAAGCCGGTAGATGAAGTTGGACTCTACACAGGGACTGGTGATGTCAAGTATCACTTGGGAACTTCTTATGATCGACCGACTAGAGGTGGGAAGAGAATTCATCTCTCTCTAGTTGCAAATCCAAGTCACTTGGAAGCCGTGGATCCAGTTGTTGTTGGGAAAACTAGAGCAAAGCAATATTATTCAAATGATGTGGACAGAACCAAGAATATGGGGGTTTTGATTCATGGAGATGGTAGCTTTGCTGGACAGGGAGTGGTCTATGAGACTCTGCATCTTAGTGCTCTTCCTAATTACACCACCGGTGGGACTATACACATTGTGGTGAACAACCAAGTTGCCTTCACAACTGACCCAATGTCTGGTAGATCTTCAGAGTACTGCACTGATGTTGCTAAAGCATTGAACGCCCCTATTTTGCACGTTAATGCTGATGACATGGAGGCAGTCGTTCATGTCTGTGAGCTTGCAGCTGAGTGGCGCCAGACTTTCCATTCTGATGTTGTAGTTGATTTAGTGTGTTATCGTCGCTTTGGGCACAATGAGATTGATGAGCCATCATTTACGCAGCCTAAAATGTACAAG GTTATCAGGAATCATCCAAACCCTCTAACTATTTACAAAAACAAACTTTTAGAGTCTGGACAGGTGACACAAGAAGATATTGAGAGGATACAGAGCAAGGTTACTACTATCCTAAATGAAGAGTTCTTAGCTAGCAAAGATTACGTTCCTCAAAGAAGGGACTGGCTTTCATCCCATTGGTCCGGGTTCAAGTCACCAGAACAGCTTTCTCGTATCCGTAATACTGG TGTAAAACCCGAGATTTTGAAGAATGTTGGTAAAGCAATCACAGCCCTACCAGAAAATTTTAAGCCTCACAGAGCAGTAAAGAAGGTATATGGAGAACGTGCACAAATGATTGAGACTGGTGAAGGCATTGACTGGGCCGTTGGAGAAGCACTTGCCTTTGCTACACTGCTAGTAGAAGGTAACCATGTACGATTGAGTGGACAGGATGTTGAGAGAGGTACATTTAGTCATCGACATTCTGTACTTCACGACCAGGAAACAGGGGAAAGGTATTGCCCTCTGGACCATGTTATTGCGAACCAAGATGAGGAGATGTTTACAGTTAGCAACAG CTCACTGTCGGAGTTTGGTGTTCTTGGATTTGAATTGGGCTACTCGATGGAGAATCCAAATGCATTGGTGATTTGGGAAGCTCAATTTGGTGATTTTGCAAATGGGGCTCAAGTTATTTTTGATCAGTTTTTGAGTAGCGGGGAGTCAAAGTGGCTTCGCCAAACTGGGCTTGTTTTACTGCTTCCACATGGTTATGATGGTCAGGGACCTGAACATTCTAGTGCAAGATTGGAGCGTTTTCTTCAG ATGAGTGATGACAATCCTTATGTCATACCTGAGATGGATCCTACACTTAGGAAGCAAATTCAGGAATGCAATTGGCAGGTTGTGAATGTGACCACTCCTGCTAATTATTTCCATGTCCTGCGTCGTCAG ATAAACAGGGATTTCCGCAAGCCTCTTGTTGTGATGGCTCCTAAAAACTTGCTTCGGCACAAGGACTGCAAATCAAATTTATCTGAGTTTGATGATGTTCAAGGCCACCCAGGTTTTGACAAGCAGGGAACCAGATTTAAACGCCTCATTAAAGATCAAAATGACCACTCTGATCTGGAGGAGGGTATTAGAAGACTTGTTCTTTGCTCTGGGAAG ATTTACTATGAGATTGATGAAGAGCGAAGAAAGGCCAGTGCAAAGGATGTTGCAATATGTAGAGTGGAACAGCTTTGTCCCTTCCCATATGACCTCATCCAGCGAGAGCTGAAGCGATATCCAA ATGCTGAGATAGTTTGGTGCCAGGAAGAGCCAATGAACATGGGTGCCTACAACTACATTGCGCCTCGCCTATGCACCGCCATGAAGTCATTGAGCAGAGGAACTATCGATGACATCAAATACATTGGCCGCGCTCCATCTGCTGCAACAGCCACTGGTTTCTATCAAGTTCACCTCAAGGAACAAGCAGACATTGTGCATAAAGCAGTGCAGCCGGAGCCAATAGATTAA
- the LOC101299709 gene encoding 2-oxoglutarate dehydrogenase, mitochondrial-like: MRWFRAGSSVAKFAIRRSLSNRYVVYLQNRYLHTTMCKYAEVRAASPVPRPVPLSKLSDSFLDGSNSVYLEGLQRAWEADPSSVDESWDNFFRNFVGQASTSPGVSGQTIQESMRLLLLVRAYQVSGHMKAKLDPLALQKRQVPDELDIASYGFTEADLDREFFLGVWNISGFLAENRPVQTLRSILTRLEQAYCGSIGYEYMHIAERSKCNWLREKIETPTMMLYNRKRREVFLDRLIWSTQFENFLHSKWKTAKRFGLEGCETLIPGMKEMFDRAANLGVESIVIGMPHRGRLNVLGNVVRKPLRQIFSEFSGGTKPVEEAGLYTGTGDVKYHLGTSYDRPTRGGKRLHLSLVANPSHLEAVDPVVVGKTRAKQFYSNDLDRTKNMAVLLHGDGSFAGQGVVYETLHLSALPNYTTGGTIHIVVNNQVAFTTDPMSGRSSEYCTDVAKALNAPIFHVNADDMEAVVSVCELAAEWRQTFHSDVVVDLVCYRRFGHNELDEPSFTQPKMYQVIRNHPNPLTIYTNKLLESGQVNQEDIERIQNKVNTILNEEFLASKDYVPKRRDWLASHWSGFKSPEQLSRIRNTGVKPEILKDVGKAITSLPENFKPHRAVKKVYAERAEMIESGEGIDWAVAEALAFATLLVEGNHVRLSGQDVERGTFSHRHAVLHDQETGEKYCPLDHVLANQNEELFTVSNSSLSEFGVLGFELGYSMENPNALVLWEAQFGDFANGAQVIFDQFLSSGEAKWLRQSGLVVLLPHSYAGQGPEHSSARLERFLQMSDDNPNFIPEIDDTHGKQIQECNWQVVNVTTPANYFHVLRRQIHREFRKPLVVMAPKNLLRHKDCKSNLSEFDDVEGHPGFDKQGTKFKRLIKDQNDHSDLEEGIRRLVLCSGKIYYELDEERRQTNAKDVAICRVEQLCPLPYNLIQRELKRYPNAEIVWCQEEPMNMGAYSYIAPRLCSTMKSVSRGTADDIKYVGRPPSAATATGFYEVHLKEQAELVQKALQPQPID; encoded by the exons ATGAGGTGGTTTAGAGCAGGGTCTAGTGTGGCAAAGTTTGCGATTAGGAGATCACTATCGAATAGGTATGTGGTTTATTTGCAAAATCGATACTTGCACACCACAATGTGCAAGTATGCAGAGGTAAGAGCGGCGTCACCGGTTCCTCGTCCGGTGCCGCTTTCCAAGCTGAGTGATAGTTTCTTGGATGGAAGCAATAGTGTTTACCTAGAGGGGCTTCAGAGGGCCTGGGAGGCTGATCCGAGCAGTGTGGATGAGTCCTGGGACAATTTCTTTAGGAACTTTGTAGGGCAAGCCTCTACGTCGCCTGGGGTTTCGGGGCAGACCATTCAAGAGAGTATGCGTTTGTTGTTGCTTGTTAGGGCTTATCAGGTTAGTGGTCACATGAAAGCTAAGTTGGACCCTTTGGCATTGCAGAAGAGGCAAGTCCCAGATGAGTTGGACATTGCTTCATATGGGTTTACTGAGGCTGATCTTGATAGGGAGTTCTTTTTAGGGGTTTGGAATATATCTGGGTTTTTGGCTGAGAATCGTCCGGTGCAGACTCTTAGGTCTATATTGACTAGGCTAGAGCAGGCTTACTGTGGGAGCATTGGGTATGAGTACATGCACATTGCGGAGCGTAGCAAATGTAACTGGTTGAGAGAAAAGATTGAGACTCCAACAATGATGCTATACAATAGGAAGCGCCGTGAGGTTTTTCTTGACAGGCTTATTTGGAGCACACAGTTTGAGAACTTCTTGCACTCTAAGTGGAAAACTGCAAAGAGGTTTGGGCTTGAAGGTTGTGAAACTCTCATTCCTGGCATGAAGGAGATGTTTGATAGGGCAGCAAATCTTGGGGTTGAGAGCATAGTCATTGGAATGCCTCATAGAGGAAGACTGAATGTATTGGGTAATGTGGTACGGAAACCTTTGCGTCAGATATTTAGTGAATTCAGTGGTGGTACAAAGCCAGTGGAGGAAGCTGGGTTATACACAGGGACTGGTGATGTCAAGTATCACTTGGGAACTTCCTATGATCGACCCACTAGAGGTGGGAAAAGACTTCATTTATCTTTGGTTGCAAATCCAAGTCACTTGGAAGCTGTGGATCCAGTTGTAGTTGGAAAAACAAGAGCAAAGCAATTTTATTCAAATGATTTGGACAGGACCAAGAACATGGCAGTTTTGCTTCATGGAGATGGTAGCTTTGCCGGACAAGGAGTGGTTTACGAGACCCTGCATCTTAGTGCTCTTCCTAATTACACCACTGGTGGGACTATACACATTGTGGTGAATAACCAAGTTGCCTTCACAACTGATCCAATGTCTGGCAGATCTTCAGAGTATTGCACTGATGTAGCTAAAGCCTTGAACGCCCCTATTTTCCATGTAAACGCTGATGACATGGAGGCAGTTGTTTCTGTCTGTGAGCTTGCAGCTGAGTGGCGCCAGACATTCCATTCGGATGTTGTAGTTGATTTAGTGTGTTATCGTCGATTTGGACATAATGAGTTAGATGAACCATCATTTACGCAGCCTAAAATGTACCAG GTTATTAGGAATCATCCGAACCCTTTAACTATTTACACGAACAAACTTTTAGAATCTGGACAAGTGAACCAAGAAGATATTGAGAGGATACAGAACAAGGTTAATACAATTCTAAACGAAGAGTTCTTAGCTAGTAAAGATTATGTTCCTAAAAGAAGGGATTGGCTTGCATCTCATTGGTCTGGATTCAAGTCACCTGAACAACTTTCTCGTATCCGGAACACTGG GGTAAAACCAGAGATTTTGAAGGATGTTGGCAAAGCAATTACATCTCTACCAGAAAATTTTAAACCTCATAGAGCAGTAAAGAAGGTATATGCAGAACGTGCAGAAATGATCGAAAGTGGTGAAGGCATAGATTGGGCTGTTGCAGAAGCACTTGCCTTTGCTACACTTCTTGTAGAAGGTAACCATGTTCGACTGAGTGGTCAGGATGTCGAGAGAGGTACGTTTAGTCATCGGCATGCTGTACTTCATGACCAAGAAACAGGGGAGAAGTACTGCCCTCTGGACCATGTTTTGGCGAACCAAAATGAGGAATTGTTTACAGTTAGCAACAG CTCACTTTCGGAGTTTGGTGTTCTTGGATTTGAATTGGGTTACTCGATGGAGAATCCAAATGCGTTGGTACTTTGGGAAGCTCAATTTGGTGATTTTGCCAATGGAGCTCAAGTTATATTTGATCAGTTTTTGAGTAGTGGGGAGGCCAAGTGGCTTCGTCAATCTGGCCTTGTTGTACTGCTACCACACAGTTATGCTGGTCAGGGACCTGAACATTCAAGTGCCCGATTAGAGAGATTTCTTCAG ATGAGTGATGACAATCCGAACTTCATACCTGAGATTGATGATACACATGGGAAGCAAATTCAGGAATGTAATTGGCAGGTTGTGAATGTGACAACTCCTGCAAATTATTTCCATGTCCTGCGTCGTCAG ATACACAGGGAGTTCCGCAAGCCTCTTGTTGTGATGGCTCCTAAAAACTTGCTTCGACACAAAGACTGCAAATCAAATTTATCTGAGTTTGATGATGTTGAAGGCCACCCAGGTTTTGATAAGCAGGGGACCAAATTTAAGCGCCTTATAAAGGACCAGAATGATCACTCTGATCTAGAGGAGGGTATTAGACGGCTTGTTCTTTGCTCCGGAAAG ATTTACTATGAGCTTGATGAAGAGCGAAGACAGACTAATGCGAAGGATGTTGCAATATGTAGAGTGGAACAGCTTTGCCCCTTGCCTTATAACCTCATTCAGCGAGAGCTGAAGCGATATCCTA ATGCTGAGATAGTTTGGTGCCAGGAAGAGCCGATGAACATGGGTGCGTACAGCTACATTGCACCTCGACTGTGCTCCACCATGAAGTCAGTGAGCAGAGGAACTGCTGATGATATCAAATATGTTGGTCGTCCTCCATCGGCTGCCACAGCAACCGGTTTTTATGAAGTTCATCTCAAGGAACAGGCTGAGCTTGTGCAAAAAGCGCTGCAGCCTCAGCCAATTGATTAA
- the LOC101303287 gene encoding delta-1-pyrroline-5-carboxylate synthase-like, with translation MEQDSDRAFIKDKNVVKRLVIKLGTAVVTKKEGGIALERLQVLCEQIKELRSQDYEVILVTSGAVALGRQALKDRISVHNSRYLFVYFDSFHKTVELNGKACAAVGQPDLMALFKTVFSEDVTQAQCLVTESDFRGKDFQKQLKETVEHLLSLKAIPLFNENDAVSTRTDPYEDSSGIFWDNDSLAALLAKELKADLLILMSDVDGLYNGPPCNTDSELIHTYIKEKHQGKITFGEKSRVGRGGMAAKVKAAVDAASGGIPVVITSGFDGHNVTRVLQGERVGTLFPRDTNKEESLVENAREMAIAAKESSRRLQAMTSEERKRILLDIADALEGNSHIIHVENEADVCEAEHAGYEKSLISRLALNPGKITRLANNIRLLANMEDPIGCLSRKTQLADGFILERISCPLGVLLVIFESRPDALVQIASLAIRSGNGLLLKGGKEAKRSNAILHKIITDAIPESVGRKLVGLVTSRYEIPDLLKLDDNLINLVIPRGSNKLVSRIKNLTKIPVLGHTDGACHVYIDRSAKMDMAKQIVLDAKEDYPAACNAMETLLVHKELAHTADFNDFIVELRKKGVNLYGGSRESSLLNIPQADSLSTEYSSMACTVEVVDDVHAAIEHINKNESAHTDCIIAEDQEVVEAFLGQVDSAVVSHNASARFSDGARFGLGAEVGISTSRIHARGPGLLTTKWIIRGRGQVVDGDKGVTCTHKNIPTETDGGTQEKRKEENMNMTFAATEFLFRTFTISSRKKS, from the exons ATGGAACAAGACAGTGATCGAGCTTTCATTAAAGACAAAAACGTAGTCAAGCGCCTAGTTATCAAG TTAGGAACTGCAGTTGTGACTAAAAAGGAGGGAGGAATTGCGCTTGAAAGATTACAAGTGCTTTGTGAGCAG ATTAAGGAGTTGAGATCTCAAGATTATGAGGTGATATTGGTGACATCAGGAGCTGTGGCCCTCGGTCGTCAAGCACTTAAAGACAGGATATCAGTTCACAACAGCAGGTATCTATTTGTGTATTTCGA CTCTTTCCACAAGACAGTGGAACTGAACGGGAAGGCATGTGCCGCTGTTGGACAGCCTGATCTGATGGCTCTCTTTAAGACTGTGTTTAGTGAG GATGTGACACAAGCTCAGTGTCTTGTCACTGAAAGTGACTTTAGGGGTAAAGATTTTCAAAAGCAGCTGAAGGAGACTGTCGAGCACTTGCTGTCTTTGAAGGCTATACCTTTATTCAATGAAAATGATGCAGTTAGTACCAGAACAGATCCATATGAG GATTCTTCTGGTATATTTTGGGACAATGATAGTTTGGCAGCTCTACTAGCTAAGGAGTTGAAGGCTGATCTTCTTATACTTATGAGTGATGTGGATGGTTTGTACAACGGGCCTCCATGTAACACAGATTCGGAGCTTATACATACATACATAAAGGAGAAGCATCAAGGTAAAATCACTTTTGGAGAAAAGTCTAGAGTGGGACGAGGGGGAATGGCAGCAAAAGTAAAGGCTGCTGTTGATGCAGCTTCTGGTGGCATCCCTGTTGTCATCACCAG TGGATTCGATGGCCATAATGTTACCAGAGTCCTTCAAGGAGAACGCGTTGGGACTCTATTTCCTCGAGATACAAATAAAGAGGAGTCTTTGGTTGAAAATGCAAGAGAGATGGCCATTGCAGCCAAGGAAAGTTCTAGACGGCTTCAG GCCATGACTTCAGAAGAAAGGAAAAGAATTCTACTGGATATAGCTGATGCACTTGAAGGAAATTCACATATAATCCATGTAGAAAATGAAGCTGATGTGTGTGAAGCAGAACATGCCGGATATGAAAAATCCTTGATATCTCGGCTAGCACTAAACCCTGGGAAG ATCACACGTCTTGCAAACAATATTCGTCTGCTCGCAAACATGGAAGATCCAATAGGCTGCCTTTCAAGAAAAACTCAG CTTGCAGATGGCTTCATCTTAGAGAGAATATCATGTCCATTGGGTGTTCTCTTGGTTATATTTGAGTCTCGTCCTGATGCACTAGTACAG ATAGCTTCACTTGCAATCCGAAGTGGGAATGGCCTTCTCTTGAAGGGTGGGAAGGAGGCTAAGAGATCAAATGCAATTTTGCACAAG ATCATTACAGACGCCATCCCAGAGAGCGTTGGTCGCAAGCTAGTTGGACTTGTGACTTCAAGATATGAGATTCCAGATCTGCTAAAG CTTGATGACAATCTGATTAATCTTGTGATCCCAAGAGGCAGCAACAAGCTGGTTTCTCGAATTAAAAATTTGACCAAAATTCCAGTTCTGGGGCATACTG ATGGAGCATGCCATGTATACATTGATAGGTCTGCTAAAATGGATATGGCAAAGCAAATTGTTTTAGATGCAAAAGAAGATTATCCAGCAGCCTGCAATGCCATG GAAACACTTCTGGTCCATAAGGAATTAGCGCATACAGCTGATTTCAATGATTTTATTGTTGAGCTTCGCAAGAAAG GTGTTAATTTATATGGTGGATCAAGAGAAAGCTCCTTGCTCAATATTCCTCAGGCGGATTCGTTATCTACTGAGTACAGTTCCATGGCTTGCACTGTTGAGGTTGTGGATGACGTGCATGCTGCCATTGAGCATATAAATAAAAACGAAAG TGCACATACTGATTGCATCATTGCAGAGGACCAAGAAGTTGTGGAAGCTTTTCTAGGTCAAGTTGACAG TGCTGTTGTTTCTCACAATGCAAGCGCAAGATTCAGTGATGGTGCTCGATTTGGACTTGGGGCAGAG GTTGGGATAAGCACAAGTCGAATTCATGCTCGAGGTCCTGGACTGTTAACAACGAAATG GATTATCAGAGGAAGAGGACAAGTCGTTGATGGTGATAAGGGGGTTACTTGCACCCACAAGAACATCCCAACTGAGACAGATGGAGGGACACAAGAGAAGAGAAAGGAAGAAAACATGA ACATGACATTTGCAGCTACTGAATTCTTATTCAGAACTTTCACCATTTCTTCAAGGAAGAAGTCGTAA
- the LOC101299996 gene encoding chaperonin CPN60-like 2, mitochondrial-like: MYRIASNLASSLASSTSKKLVCGRVVCNRSYAAQDLTLEIGPRAALLEAAEAARFTMGALVRRVSELGEAFRVTMGSKDGVTVKNVSKTLAEQFAGAANTAGGDGTTSAAVLTQATLTEGCHSIDARVSFLKDTGIGENRRASLDDLAILTGREVISEDNSFIIDRMLMSPTLNQLIRHNRTEKSRTNRNRALDKCPQKQGVCLRVFTRTPKKPNSALRKVAKVRLSNRNDVFSYIPGEGHNLQEHSMVLIRGGRVKDLPGVKFHCIRGVKDLLGLPNRRRGRSKYGAEKPKSA, encoded by the exons ATGTATCGAATCGCTTCAAACTTAGCTTCCTCCTTGGCCTCATCTACTTCCAAGAAGCTG GTCTGCGGTAGGGTTGTATGCAATAGGAGCTATGCGGCGCAAGATCTCACCTTGGAGATTGGGCCACGCGCCGCCTTGCTTGAGGCTGCGGAGGCTGCCAGGTTTACCATGGGCGCTCTGGTGCGACGTGTCTCTGAGCTTGGGGAGGCCTTCAGAGTTACGATGGGATCAAAG GATGGTGTTACTGTTAAGAATGTCAGTAAGACACTTGCGGAACAGTTCGCCGGAGCTGCTAATACTGCTGGAGGAGATG GTACAACCTCTGCAGCTGTCTTGACCCAGGCAACACTCACAGAAGGTTGCCACTCCATAGATGCTAGG GTTTCTTTCCTCAAAGATACCGGTATTGGGGAAAATAGGAGAGCCAGTTTAGATGATCTAGCCATCCTCACTGGGCGAGAG GTTATAAGTGAAGATAACAGTTTCATTATTGACAGAATGCTCATGTCACCCACATTAAATCAATTGATTCGTCATAATAGAACTGAGAAAAGTCGCACGAACCGTAATCGAGCTTTGGATAAATGCCCCCAAAAGCAAGGAGTATGCCTGCGAGTTTTTACAAGAACACCCAAGAAGCCAAATTCAGCTCTGCGTAAGGTAGCCAAAGTAAGGCTGAGCAATCGAAATGATGTATTTTCGTACATTCCAGGTGAAGGTCATAATTTGCAGGAACATTCTATGGTCTTAATAAGAGGGGGCAGAGTGAAAGATTTGCCTGGTGTGAAATTCCACTGTATCAGAGGAGTTAAGGATTTGCTTGGACTTCCAAACCGAAGAAGAGGCCGATCAAAATATGGTGCAGAAAAGCCAAAGAGCGCCTGA